A segment of the candidate division KSB1 bacterium genome:
TTTACCCGTGACGGGGCTTTCAAACTGTCTGCAGACGGGCAATTTGTAACAGCTGATGGTCTCATTTTAGAGCCGAGCATATCACTCCCCCAGGATACGAAATCATTTTATGTAGGTCCGGATGGGGTAATCAGTGTAACTCTTTCAGGACAAACTGACCCGGAATCTATCGGGCAATTAGAGTTAGCAAGATTTATTAATCCTGCAGGTTTGGAAAGTCTTGGGAGAAATTTATTCATCCCGACCGTTGCTTCGGGAGAAGCTCAATTCGGAGCACCGGAAGATGAGGGTTTTGGCCGCATTCTCCAGGGTTTTTTAGAAGTTTCCAATGTAAATGTAGTGGAAGAAATGATTAACCTCATCATCGCTCAAAGAGCATACGAAATTAACTCGAAAGCGATTAAAACCGCAGATGAAATGCTCTCAACCGCTAATGGATTACATAGATAATGTGAGGCAAACCGTGAAGCGAACACCTATTACATCTATTATTTTAATGAGCTTTGTATTCTCAAACCCCCTTTTCGGGCAATCTCAATTATTGTCTTATAGCAACGTAGATAAAAGTAGAGATGTGACTGTTGACCTTTCCACTGAAATAATTAAGGATAAAATAAAACTCAATTTATTGAATAATTTCCATGAGTTTCATGATGAGGTTATACTGCAGTTTGATGAAATACCGAGTCCCATTCAAGTTAATCCTTCCAACTGGGATGTAAAAATATCGAAAAGATATGGTAAGGTAAAAAGGGGAGCAAACTCGATAGAAGTGGCTGTTTTTTCAAATAAATCCTTGATTAAGAAATTTCTGACTACAGTTCGTTTTAAGACTTTTGATAATATGGTAGTTGCAAAATCACAGTTGAATAAATTAAATAGGATTTCAGGGGACCAAGTTTTAATTCAACGAATAGAGTCCACTACTATTAAGAGAATGTTTTTTAGGAATTTAGAAGATGTCTTCAATTTACAAACAAAAAGGATTGTCCAAAAGGGTAAACCAATTTTTTTTGATATGGTTGAGCTGCCTTTTTTGGTAACAAGGGGTGATATTCTTAAAATTGTGGTAAAGTTGAAGAATCTTAAAGTTTCTGCAACTGGGAAAGCTCTGCAGGGTGGTCGTATAGGAGACATGATCAAAGTTGAGAATTTATCTACACGTAAAAAATTGGTAGGTACAATTCAGAATAGAAAAACTGTTCTTATAGAACTCTAATTGGAGAAAACAAACGTTATGCGAAAACTTTTATTTGGAATATTGATGTTGATAATGTGCGGAATCAATATGGCTCATGGGCAAAGTTCAAAACGGCCTAATTCTCTTTTTAGTGACTTCAAAGCCCATAGTATAGGCGATATCATAACGATTTACATCATGGAAATATCAAGTGGCAGTAATAGTATGTCAAACAGTACAAAAAGTGAGAATAATTTGGGTATCAGCGCAGGCGGGACCGGATCTCTTGGTTTTTTGTCACCATTGGGTTTTAGTTCTAGATATGGCAATGAATATAAAGGTAAAGGCAGTATTAGTCAAAATGGCCAATTACGCGGAAAACTAAGCGCCATGATTGTAGAGGTTGCACGCAATGGCGCATTAAAGATCAAGGGTGCCAGAGAGGTTGAAATAAATGGCGACCGGCAAACTACCATTTTAACCGGTTGGGTACGGCCGGAAGACGTTTCGAGTGACAACGTTGTTATGTCACATCATATTGCAAATGCGGAAATTCGTTATAAAGGCAAGGGTGTTGCAAGTTCGGCAACGAAAAGAGGATTAATCTCAAAAATAATCGATTTTATCTTTTAACTGTTCATTTAATTTATGGATTAGTGACTCAATGAGAAAAGTTATACGAAAAATAATTTGGTCTATTGTACTTATGGTTTTTATTCTAGCCGGTTTGATGAATAATATTGCTCAAGCTGTTCGAATAAAAGACATTGCGAAAATTGGTGGCGTGGGAACAACACATTTAGTTGGCTATGGACTTTTGGTTGGACTAAATGGGACTGGCGATAGCCGGCAATCCCTAATGGCCAACCAGACTCTGCGCAATATGCTTAAACGTTTCGGCATAACTTTACCTTCGCAACGGCTCCGTATCAAGAATGTGGCTGCAGTAATGGTGACAGCAGAGTTGATTCCATTTGTGCAAAGCGGATCACAAATTGACGTGGTCGTTTCATCGATGGGAGATGCTTCAAGTTTACAAGGCGGCATTTTGCTGATGACTCCATTAGTTGATGATGAAGGCGACGTTTATGTGAAAGCCCAGGGTGCCATATCTGTTGGAGGATTTGATATCAAAACCATTGGGGGAGAGCAGGTTCGCAAAAATTATACGCATGTTGGCCGTGTTCCATTTGGCGGTACAGTTGAAAGAACCAAACCCTTTACTATTCCGATGGATACACTTAGAGTCAACCTACATCAACCCGACTTTACAACCGTTATTCGAATTGCGGATATAATTAACCAGAATTTTGGTTCCGGTATCGCTATTCCCGTTCATGCGGGACAATTGTTAGTTGCAATTCCAACTACATATCAAAATCCTGCTGGACGGATTCAGTTCATCTCTCAAATGGAAGTATTGGATATAATACCTGATCAACTGGCAAGGGTTGTCGTTAACGAACGTACCGGTACGATTGTGGTTGGTACGAATGTCAGCATTTCGGAAGTTGCAATCGCACATGGAAATTTAACCATCGAGATTAGTGCATCACCTATAATATCACAACCAGCGCCGTTTTCGCAAGGTCAAACAGTAGCTATACAACAAACTAGCACTCAAGTGACGACAGAGAATTCAAGATTATTATTGGTAAAAGAGAGTGTAAGAATACAGGATATTGCCGCTGCTCTGAATGAACTTGGTGTTACTCCACGCGACCTTATTGCGATTTTTCAGGCTTTGAAAGTAGCCGGAGCCTTACACGCAGAATTGGTAATTATGTAATGATTGATTCGTTAAACACAACTGCAAATTTACCCAGAGCTATTTCTGGTGATGATACCGGTGTAGAATCCAGGAAAGAGAAGTTAGAAAAGCTAAAAGAAGCGACACAGCAATTTGAAGCCATTTTTATCGCCCATATGCTAAAAACTATGCGCGACACGATTCCTGAAGGTGGACTGTTCGACCGGAAATTGGCCGATGATTTCTACGAAAGTATGTTTGACCAAGAGATATCCATAGAATTGGCCAAGCGTCAAAATCGAGGTTTTGCAGATATACTATTCAGGCAGTTATCAGGTAAACTGGACACAGGGACGCCTCTCAAAGAAATTCTTGATGGTGTGAATGAGTTGAAGAGCAATGGCCGAAAACTTGATTCGATCCATAAACTAAAAAATTTGGAGCCAATTGTTCAAAGATCAGCTAAGGAATTCGACCTGGATCCAAACCTGATTCATGCGGTAATTATGCAGGAATCTGCAGGCAATCCAAACGCTGTTTCATCAAAAGGGGCAAAAGGTTTGATGCAACTTATTGATTCGACAGCAAAGATGATGGGAGTAAATAACCCATTTGATCCTGAAGAGAACATTAGAGGCGGAGCAAAGTACCTCAAGCAATTGTTGAATCAATTCGATAATGATTTAGAACTTGCTCTTGCAGCATATAATGCCGGACCAGGAAATGTGAAAAATTATGGTGGTATTCCTCATTTCAAAGAAACGCAAAACTATGTTAAGAAGGTTCTACAAAATTATTATTCTATGAAACCCAAACAGCCAAAAGAAATAACCTAGATAGTAAGGACAGGTTGGATGTCAAAACAGCAAGAAGCTATTTCGCTTCCGGAAGAATTTTATAGAACATTAGTACAGGTGTTATCATCTGAAAATGAATCACTACAAAAGTTTGTGAACAATTTGGATAGTCAATACCACGTTCTTATCAATCAAAAATTAACAGATTTTGTTTCAATATTAAAAGATCAGAAGAGATTACTTGCTGAATCGCAAGAGGCGGAAAAGCAAAAGTATCAAAAGATAAAAACTTTTTTGCCTGGTTCAAACAAGCATTCATTACATGAGTTGATTATGGCTTCTCCTCCTGATTACAGGGATAAGCTCATTGAATTAAAAGAAAACTTTGATTTTAGCCTAGAGAAAATTCAGAAGAAAAGAGATCGAAATAAACTATTAATCCAAAAAAGCCTGGATATGATTCAAAGCCAAATTAAATATTTGCGGATTATGACACAGCCTGGTTATGATGCTAAAGGTAATAGAGAAGCAACTGATATTTCATACATAAATAAACAAATATAATGGCTGGCCTCAACAACATATTAACAACCGCTTACTCTGCTTTAATGGCGCAGCAAGCCGGTATGAATGTTACCGGTTCGAATATTGCAAATGCGCAAAATCCAAATTATTCTCGCCAAACGTTAAAACTGTCATCAGCCACCGTTTATGGATCTTTACTAGGAACGGGAGTTCATATAGACAGCATTCAAAGAGGCAGAGATCAAGTCATCGATGTAGGAATTTGGCAAGAAAAGGCGCATTTCGGTTACTATGAATCTGAGGATAAATATACCGCATTTGTGGAGTCTGTTTTCAATGATTTGACTGGTGAAGGATTATCACAGTTTTTGGATGAATTTTGGAATTCTTGGTTAGAGCTTTCAAACCACCCGGAAAACTCAGGAGCACGCGCAGGTGTTAGCATAAAAGCAAAGAGACTAGCAATCAGACTTAATAACATGGATAACCAACTGCGTACGTTAGCTAAACAATCTCAGGTAGAGTTAAAAAACAGGACTGATGATTTTAATAATTTATTGAAGCATATAGCTAAAATAAATACACAGATAATCAGAGATAGCAACAATGCAGGCTATAATAACTCATTGCTGGACAAACGAGATAGCCTAATTAATGAATTGTCCACTTATATTGACCTCAAAGTTATATTTAATGAAGGAGGCTCCGTTACCTTGTTTGGCAGTAATCAAATATTGCTGGATAAAGGAAATTCCTATGAACTAGAGATGGAAAGTAGAAATCAGGCTGGACAAAATAATGTATATCTTTCAATACATAACGGTAAAGAATTAAATATAAAAGATGGTCTTTTAAAATCATTGGTTGAGCAATCAAATATATCCGATGAGTTAAAGGAACTTGATGAAATTGCGAAAAACTTAGTGGAGCAAGTTAATACTCTGCACAAAACATTTTTCGATTTAAAAGGGGGTACTGGCAAAGAATTTTTTAACAGTACTGGTATAAAAGCTGGATCAATCCGAGTAAAACCTGAAATCATCAATGATGCTTCAAACATTGCAGTTTCTAAAGATGGTCAAAATGGAGATGGAGCTGGTTCATTAGATATTGCAAATGTTCGATATGCTAAAGTTTTAAGAAATGCATCAAATACAATTGATGAAAGCTATCAATCTATAGTTTCAATAATTGGACAAAAAAGAAGATCATCGGTAGATAATTTTGAGATACAAACCAGTGTAGTAAAAGCTTTAGAAAATCAACGTCAATCTATCATGGGGGTATCTCTTGAAGAAGAAATGATTAATTTGATTAAATATCAAAATGCATTTTCTGCTACCAGTCGATTTATTGGGGCGGTAGATGAAATGTTGCAAACAGTTATAAATATGGTGTAGGTATATGAGGGTTACATCTTTTACATTCATTTCGAATTTGAATTCGCTCTTGGCACAGAATTTATCACGTATTAGCGAACTTCAAATTGAAATCAGTTCAGGTAAAAAACTGAATAAGCCATCTGACGATGCAAGTGGAGTACCCATTGTTCTTGGGATTTACTCCAAAATAGAACGGAATAATCAATACATTCGTAATATTGATGATGGTCTTAGTCGATTCGGATTAACGGAAAATACTTTAAATGATGTAAGCAATCTGATCAATAGGGCAAAAGATTTAGCGATATTCGGAGCAAGTGACGGATTGAACAATCAGGACAGACAAATTGCAGCTGTTGAAGTTAATCAACTTATTGAGCATCTCTTTTCTTTGAGTAATAAGGATTCTGTGGAAGGTTACTTATTCGGAGGAACGAAAACCGACTCAGTACCTTTTGTAGCTATAAGGGATAATCAGAATAGGATAACGCGTGTGCTTGCTGATGGTAATATTTCAAGTGCAGTGAATCGAAGTATCGGTGACAACGATGTAACAGAAATTAGCAGTGATTATAACGGAATATTTTATGGAAACGAAAATGTATTTGAAACCTTGATCCAATTAAGAGATGGATTGGAAAAAAATGATAAAAACCAAATACGTGATTCCATGGAGAAATTAAACCGAGATCATTTTCGCGCTATCGTTTCAAAAATAGGCGAGATAGGAGTAAAGGTTAAATATTTTATAGATCGAAAAAATGAGATAAAAAACGATTTTGTTACGTTATCTGAACAGCTTTCATCTTTAGAAGATACGGATATCGCGGAATCTATCATTCTCCTTGAACTACATTTAGTGGCATATCAGGCTGCTTTATTGGCTGGAAGCAAAATCATAGAAACAACTTTGACGAGTATATTGAAGTAGTGTAAACTGAGGAGTTTATTGTGAGTTTGGGCAAAAAAGTTTTAAATACAAAGCGCTGGGGTAAATTGGAAATTGATTTAGATGAAGAAATTTCGTTTGAACGCGGTATTCCAGGTTTCGAGGAAAATAAGCGATTCGTCTTATTAGATTCTGATGATATAAAACCCTTTTACTGGTTGGTAAATATTGAAGATCCAGATTTGGCCTTTGTCCTGGTTGATCCTCAAAACTTTTTGTCGGATTATCAGCCCAAAATATACGAGTCTGATATGGTCGAGTTGAAATCGGATCCCAATGACACACTTATGATATTCGCAATGATTACACTTTCATCCGATCCGGTAAAATCTACTGCAAATTTACTTGGACCTCTCTTGATCAATATAACTAAAAAATTAGGCAAGCAAATTGTCGTGGTAGATGAACAATATTCAACTAAATATCCGATTTTAAATGTAAGTGCTCAAAAAGTTGTCGAGCATGAACAATTAGAAGTTTGTTAAATCAAATACGGTTCCCAGGTTTAAGAATAGGCTAATAAAGTTCTGGTGATCTGATGAACCGTAGTAATTATTAATCATTTTATCAAGGAAGATGAAATGCTTGTATTGACAAGGAAGTCGGGCGAAAGCCTTATCGTTGGTGAAGATGTAATTATTACCGTTGTTGAGATAAAAGGCGGCCAGGTTAAGTTGGGAGTCGACGCCCCAAAGTCGATAGCTATTTATCGTAAGGAGCTCCTCGAAAAAATAATCAAACAAAACATTGCCGCTGCGAAATCTGGTAAAATACATCTATCATCTCTTGCAAAACTGGTCAAGAAAAAAACACGAAAATAACATCATCAAGAATTTAAAAATAGCTTGTTTTTAGAAGTCAGCAGGTTGGGAGGCCACATGACTTCACGCTACTTTAGTATATTAAGCGCATCTATGTTTATTAAGTACAAATAAATTAAGGGTAGTTAAGAGTTAAAACCCTGGTTTAGTCTTCGATTTATTTGAGTTGTTCAATTCAGTTAAACGACCTGAAAAATGATAATTTGACAAAATATGTCTATTCAACATGTGGCTTATATGGCGGAGCTGTGTAGAGTTATAAAATTCAAATGAAGAGTATTGGAGAAAAGTATGATTTGGAAAGATCTTAGTGTTTTAATTACTGGCGGCACAGGCTCTTTTGGAAAAAAATTTACTGAAATAATGCTTGAGCGTTATCAACCT
Coding sequences within it:
- a CDS encoding flagellar basal body L-ring protein FlgH; translated protein: MAHGQSSKRPNSLFSDFKAHSIGDIITIYIMEISSGSNSMSNSTKSENNLGISAGGTGSLGFLSPLGFSSRYGNEYKGKGSISQNGQLRGKLSAMIVEVARNGALKIKGAREVEINGDRQTTILTGWVRPEDVSSDNVVMSHHIANAEIRYKGKGVASSATKRGLISKIIDFIF
- the flgN gene encoding flagellar export chaperone FlgN codes for the protein MSKQQEAISLPEEFYRTLVQVLSSENESLQKFVNNLDSQYHVLINQKLTDFVSILKDQKRLLAESQEAEKQKYQKIKTFLPGSNKHSLHELIMASPPDYRDKLIELKENFDFSLEKIQKKRDRNKLLIQKSLDMIQSQIKYLRIMTQPGYDAKGNREATDISYINKQI
- a CDS encoding flagellar basal body P-ring protein FlgI; its protein translation is MIWSIVLMVFILAGLMNNIAQAVRIKDIAKIGGVGTTHLVGYGLLVGLNGTGDSRQSLMANQTLRNMLKRFGITLPSQRLRIKNVAAVMVTAELIPFVQSGSQIDVVVSSMGDASSLQGGILLMTPLVDDEGDVYVKAQGAISVGGFDIKTIGGEQVRKNYTHVGRVPFGGTVERTKPFTIPMDTLRVNLHQPDFTTVIRIADIINQNFGSGIAIPVHAGQLLVAIPTTYQNPAGRIQFISQMEVLDIIPDQLARVVVNERTGTIVVGTNVSISEVAIAHGNLTIEISASPIISQPAPFSQGQTVAIQQTSTQVTTENSRLLLVKESVRIQDIAAALNELGVTPRDLIAIFQALKVAGALHAELVIM
- the flgK gene encoding flagellar hook-associated protein FlgK, which encodes MAGLNNILTTAYSALMAQQAGMNVTGSNIANAQNPNYSRQTLKLSSATVYGSLLGTGVHIDSIQRGRDQVIDVGIWQEKAHFGYYESEDKYTAFVESVFNDLTGEGLSQFLDEFWNSWLELSNHPENSGARAGVSIKAKRLAIRLNNMDNQLRTLAKQSQVELKNRTDDFNNLLKHIAKINTQIIRDSNNAGYNNSLLDKRDSLINELSTYIDLKVIFNEGGSVTLFGSNQILLDKGNSYELEMESRNQAGQNNVYLSIHNGKELNIKDGLLKSLVEQSNISDELKELDEIAKNLVEQVNTLHKTFFDLKGGTGKEFFNSTGIKAGSIRVKPEIINDASNIAVSKDGQNGDGAGSLDIANVRYAKVLRNASNTIDESYQSIVSIIGQKRRSSVDNFEIQTSVVKALENQRQSIMGVSLEEEMINLIKYQNAFSATSRFIGAVDEMLQTVINMV
- a CDS encoding transglycosylase SLT domain-containing protein, producing the protein MFDQEISIELAKRQNRGFADILFRQLSGKLDTGTPLKEILDGVNELKSNGRKLDSIHKLKNLEPIVQRSAKEFDLDPNLIHAVIMQESAGNPNAVSSKGAKGLMQLIDSTAKMMGVNNPFDPEENIRGGAKYLKQLLNQFDNDLELALAAYNAGPGNVKNYGGIPHFKETQNYVKKVLQNYYSMKPKQPKEIT
- the flgA gene encoding flagellar basal body P-ring formation protein FlgA; translation: MDYIDNVRQTVKRTPITSIILMSFVFSNPLFGQSQLLSYSNVDKSRDVTVDLSTEIIKDKIKLNLLNNFHEFHDEVILQFDEIPSPIQVNPSNWDVKISKRYGKVKRGANSIEVAVFSNKSLIKKFLTTVRFKTFDNMVVAKSQLNKLNRISGDQVLIQRIESTTIKRMFFRNLEDVFNLQTKRIVQKGKPIFFDMVELPFLVTRGDILKIVVKLKNLKVSATGKALQGGRIGDMIKVENLSTRKKLVGTIQNRKTVLIEL
- a CDS encoding flagellar assembly protein FliW; the encoded protein is MSLGKKVLNTKRWGKLEIDLDEEISFERGIPGFEENKRFVLLDSDDIKPFYWLVNIEDPDLAFVLVDPQNFLSDYQPKIYESDMVELKSDPNDTLMIFAMITLSSDPVKSTANLLGPLLINITKKLGKQIVVVDEQYSTKYPILNVSAQKVVEHEQLEVC
- the csrA gene encoding carbon storage regulator CsrA, which produces MLVLTRKSGESLIVGEDVIITVVEIKGGQVKLGVDAPKSIAIYRKELLEKIIKQNIAAAKSGKIHLSSLAKLVKKKTRK
- the flgG gene encoding flagellar basal-body rod protein FlgG, with translation MIRALRSAATGMYAQELYVDVIANNLSNVNTTGFKRSKIEFQDLLYSKIQSVGAENDLTNATNVAIQIGHGTRPMSIVKQFTQGDIQTTENPLDFAINGDGFFQIQLADGTLAFTRDGAFKLSADGQFVTADGLILEPSISLPQDTKSFYVGPDGVISVTLSGQTDPESIGQLELARFINPAGLESLGRNLFIPTVASGEAQFGAPEDEGFGRILQGFLEVSNVNVVEEMINLIIAQRAYEINSKAIKTADEMLSTANGLHR